One Myotis daubentonii chromosome 3, mMyoDau2.1, whole genome shotgun sequence genomic window carries:
- the EIF2A gene encoding eukaryotic translation initiation factor 2A isoform X1 yields the protein MAPSTPLLTVRGSEGLYMVNGPPHFTESTVLPRESGKNCKVYTFSKDGTLFAWGNGEKINIISVTNKGRLLHSFDLPKTVCLEFSPKNTVLATWQPYTTSKDGTAGIPNLQLYDVKTGTCLKAFIQKKMQNWCPSWSEDETICARNVNNEVHFFENNNFNTTANKLHLQKINDFVLSPGPQPYKVAVYVPGSKGAPSFVRLYKYPNFDGPHAALANKSFFKADKVTMLWNKKATAVLVIASTDVDKTGASYYGEQTLHYIATNGESAVVQLPKSGPIYDVIWNSNSTEFCAVYGFMPAKATIFNLKCDPVFDFGTGPRNAAYYSPHGHILVLAGFGNLRGQMEVWDVKNYKLISKPVASDSTYFAWCPDGEHILTATCAPRLRVNNGYKIWHYTGSILHKYDVPSNVELWQVSWQPFLDGIFPAKTITYQAVPSDVPSEEPKTATAYRPPALRNKPTTNSKLHEEEPPQNMKPQPGNDKPFSKTALKNQRKHEAKKAAKQEARSDKSLDLSPTPTSQSSAQNTVSQPTSGDPEVDKKIKNLKKKLKAIEQLKEQAATGKQLEKNQLEKIQKEKALLQELEDLELGI from the exons GGAATCTGGGAAAAATTGCAAAGTCTATACCTTTAGTAAGGATGGGACCTTGTTTGCCTGGGGCAACGGAGAGAA aataaatattatcagtgtcaCTAACAAGGGACGACTACTGCACTCCTTCGACCTCCCTAAGACAGTTTGCCTTGAATTCTCACCAAAAAACACTGTCCTGGCAACGTGGCAACCTTACACTA CTTCTAAAGATGGCACAGCTGGAATTCCCAACCTACAACTTTATGATGTGAAAACTGGGACATGTTTGAAGGCTTTCATCCAGAAAAAGATGCAAAATTG GTGTCCATCCTGGTCAGAAGATGAAACTATTTGTGCCCGAAATGTTAACAATGAAgttcatttctttgaaaataacaATTTCA atACAACTGCAAATAAATTGCATTTGCAAAAAATTAATGATTTTGTGTTATCACCTGGACCCCAACCATACAAG GTGGCTGTTTACGTTCCAGGAAGTAAGGGTGCACCTTCATTTGTTCGATTATATAAGTACCCCAACTTTGATGGACCTCATGCAGCTTTAGCCAATAAAAGTTTCTTTAAGGCAGATAAGGTTACAATGCTATGGAATAAAAAAG CTACTGCTGTGTTAGTAATAGCTAGTACAGATGTTGACAAGACAGGAGCTTCCTACTACGGTGAACAAACGCTGCACTATATTGCAACAAACGGAGAAAGTGCTGTGGTACAATTAC CAAAAAGTGGCCCCATCTATGATGTAATTTGGAATTCGAATTCTACCGAGTTTTGTGCTGTTTATGGTTTTATGCCTGCCAAAGCAACGATTTTCAACTTGAAGTGTGATCCTGTGTTTGACTTTGGAACTGGTCCTCGTAATGCAGCCTACTATAGTCCTCATGGGCATATATTAGTACTGGCTGGATTTGGAAATCTGAGGGGACAGATGGAAGTATGGGATGTTAAAAACTACAAACTTATTTCTAAACCAGTGGCCTCTGATTCTACATATTTTGCTTGGTGCCCAGATGGTGAGCATATTTTAACAGCTACATGTGCTCCCAGGTTACGTGTTAATAATGGGTACAAGATTTGGCATTACACTGGCTCAATCTTGCACAAGTATGATGTGCCATCAAATGTGGAATTATGGCAGGTTTCTTGGCAGCCATTTTTAGATGGAATATTTCCAGCAAAAACAATAACTTACCAAGCAGTTCCAAGTGACGTACCCAGTGAAGAACCTAAAACTGCAACAGCTTACAGACCCCCAGCTTTAAGAAATAAACCAACTACCAATTCCAAACTG CATGAGGAGGAACCACCTCAGAATATGAAACCACAACCAGGAAATGATAAGCCATTTTCAAAAACAGcccttaaaaatcaaaggaaacatGAAGCTAAGAAAGCTGCAAAGCAG GAAGCAAGAAGTGACAAGAGTCTGGATTTGTCACCTACACCTACATCACAGAGCTCAGCTCAAAATACAGTCTCTCAGCCAACTTCTGGAGACCCTGAGgtagacaaaaaaatcaagaacCTAAAGAAG AAACTGAAAGCAATCGAACAACTGAAAGAacaagcagcaactggaaaacagctagaaaaaaatcag TTGGAGAAAATTCAAAAAGAGAAAGCCCTTCTCCAGGAGCTGGAAGATTTGGAATTGGGTATTTAA
- the EIF2A gene encoding eukaryotic translation initiation factor 2A isoform X3, which translates to MDHHILQRVQCFQGNLGKIAKSIPLVRMGPCLPGATERTSKDGTAGIPNLQLYDVKTGTCLKAFIQKKMQNWCPSWSEDETICARNVNNEVHFFENNNFNTTANKLHLQKINDFVLSPGPQPYKVAVYVPGSKGAPSFVRLYKYPNFDGPHAALANKSFFKADKVTMLWNKKATAVLVIASTDVDKTGASYYGEQTLHYIATNGESAVVQLPKSGPIYDVIWNSNSTEFCAVYGFMPAKATIFNLKCDPVFDFGTGPRNAAYYSPHGHILVLAGFGNLRGQMEVWDVKNYKLISKPVASDSTYFAWCPDGEHILTATCAPRLRVNNGYKIWHYTGSILHKYDVPSNVELWQVSWQPFLDGIFPAKTITYQAVPSDVPSEEPKTATAYRPPALRNKPTTNSKLHEEEPPQNMKPQPGNDKPFSKTALKNQRKHEAKKAAKQEARSDKSLDLSPTPTSQSSAQNTVSQPTSGDPEVDKKIKNLKKKLKAIEQLKEQAATGKQLEKNQLEKIQKEKALLQELEDLELGI; encoded by the exons GGAATCTGGGAAAAATTGCAAAGTCTATACCTTTAGTAAGGATGGGACCTTGTTTGCCTGGGGCAACGGAGAGAA CTTCTAAAGATGGCACAGCTGGAATTCCCAACCTACAACTTTATGATGTGAAAACTGGGACATGTTTGAAGGCTTTCATCCAGAAAAAGATGCAAAATTG GTGTCCATCCTGGTCAGAAGATGAAACTATTTGTGCCCGAAATGTTAACAATGAAgttcatttctttgaaaataacaATTTCA atACAACTGCAAATAAATTGCATTTGCAAAAAATTAATGATTTTGTGTTATCACCTGGACCCCAACCATACAAG GTGGCTGTTTACGTTCCAGGAAGTAAGGGTGCACCTTCATTTGTTCGATTATATAAGTACCCCAACTTTGATGGACCTCATGCAGCTTTAGCCAATAAAAGTTTCTTTAAGGCAGATAAGGTTACAATGCTATGGAATAAAAAAG CTACTGCTGTGTTAGTAATAGCTAGTACAGATGTTGACAAGACAGGAGCTTCCTACTACGGTGAACAAACGCTGCACTATATTGCAACAAACGGAGAAAGTGCTGTGGTACAATTAC CAAAAAGTGGCCCCATCTATGATGTAATTTGGAATTCGAATTCTACCGAGTTTTGTGCTGTTTATGGTTTTATGCCTGCCAAAGCAACGATTTTCAACTTGAAGTGTGATCCTGTGTTTGACTTTGGAACTGGTCCTCGTAATGCAGCCTACTATAGTCCTCATGGGCATATATTAGTACTGGCTGGATTTGGAAATCTGAGGGGACAGATGGAAGTATGGGATGTTAAAAACTACAAACTTATTTCTAAACCAGTGGCCTCTGATTCTACATATTTTGCTTGGTGCCCAGATGGTGAGCATATTTTAACAGCTACATGTGCTCCCAGGTTACGTGTTAATAATGGGTACAAGATTTGGCATTACACTGGCTCAATCTTGCACAAGTATGATGTGCCATCAAATGTGGAATTATGGCAGGTTTCTTGGCAGCCATTTTTAGATGGAATATTTCCAGCAAAAACAATAACTTACCAAGCAGTTCCAAGTGACGTACCCAGTGAAGAACCTAAAACTGCAACAGCTTACAGACCCCCAGCTTTAAGAAATAAACCAACTACCAATTCCAAACTG CATGAGGAGGAACCACCTCAGAATATGAAACCACAACCAGGAAATGATAAGCCATTTTCAAAAACAGcccttaaaaatcaaaggaaacatGAAGCTAAGAAAGCTGCAAAGCAG GAAGCAAGAAGTGACAAGAGTCTGGATTTGTCACCTACACCTACATCACAGAGCTCAGCTCAAAATACAGTCTCTCAGCCAACTTCTGGAGACCCTGAGgtagacaaaaaaatcaagaacCTAAAGAAG AAACTGAAAGCAATCGAACAACTGAAAGAacaagcagcaactggaaaacagctagaaaaaaatcag TTGGAGAAAATTCAAAAAGAGAAAGCCCTTCTCCAGGAGCTGGAAGATTTGGAATTGGGTATTTAA
- the EIF2A gene encoding eukaryotic translation initiation factor 2A isoform X2: MAPSTPLLTVRGSEGLYMVNGPPHFTESTVLPRINIISVTNKGRLLHSFDLPKTVCLEFSPKNTVLATWQPYTTSKDGTAGIPNLQLYDVKTGTCLKAFIQKKMQNWCPSWSEDETICARNVNNEVHFFENNNFNTTANKLHLQKINDFVLSPGPQPYKVAVYVPGSKGAPSFVRLYKYPNFDGPHAALANKSFFKADKVTMLWNKKATAVLVIASTDVDKTGASYYGEQTLHYIATNGESAVVQLPKSGPIYDVIWNSNSTEFCAVYGFMPAKATIFNLKCDPVFDFGTGPRNAAYYSPHGHILVLAGFGNLRGQMEVWDVKNYKLISKPVASDSTYFAWCPDGEHILTATCAPRLRVNNGYKIWHYTGSILHKYDVPSNVELWQVSWQPFLDGIFPAKTITYQAVPSDVPSEEPKTATAYRPPALRNKPTTNSKLHEEEPPQNMKPQPGNDKPFSKTALKNQRKHEAKKAAKQEARSDKSLDLSPTPTSQSSAQNTVSQPTSGDPEVDKKIKNLKKKLKAIEQLKEQAATGKQLEKNQLEKIQKEKALLQELEDLELGI; this comes from the exons aataaatattatcagtgtcaCTAACAAGGGACGACTACTGCACTCCTTCGACCTCCCTAAGACAGTTTGCCTTGAATTCTCACCAAAAAACACTGTCCTGGCAACGTGGCAACCTTACACTA CTTCTAAAGATGGCACAGCTGGAATTCCCAACCTACAACTTTATGATGTGAAAACTGGGACATGTTTGAAGGCTTTCATCCAGAAAAAGATGCAAAATTG GTGTCCATCCTGGTCAGAAGATGAAACTATTTGTGCCCGAAATGTTAACAATGAAgttcatttctttgaaaataacaATTTCA atACAACTGCAAATAAATTGCATTTGCAAAAAATTAATGATTTTGTGTTATCACCTGGACCCCAACCATACAAG GTGGCTGTTTACGTTCCAGGAAGTAAGGGTGCACCTTCATTTGTTCGATTATATAAGTACCCCAACTTTGATGGACCTCATGCAGCTTTAGCCAATAAAAGTTTCTTTAAGGCAGATAAGGTTACAATGCTATGGAATAAAAAAG CTACTGCTGTGTTAGTAATAGCTAGTACAGATGTTGACAAGACAGGAGCTTCCTACTACGGTGAACAAACGCTGCACTATATTGCAACAAACGGAGAAAGTGCTGTGGTACAATTAC CAAAAAGTGGCCCCATCTATGATGTAATTTGGAATTCGAATTCTACCGAGTTTTGTGCTGTTTATGGTTTTATGCCTGCCAAAGCAACGATTTTCAACTTGAAGTGTGATCCTGTGTTTGACTTTGGAACTGGTCCTCGTAATGCAGCCTACTATAGTCCTCATGGGCATATATTAGTACTGGCTGGATTTGGAAATCTGAGGGGACAGATGGAAGTATGGGATGTTAAAAACTACAAACTTATTTCTAAACCAGTGGCCTCTGATTCTACATATTTTGCTTGGTGCCCAGATGGTGAGCATATTTTAACAGCTACATGTGCTCCCAGGTTACGTGTTAATAATGGGTACAAGATTTGGCATTACACTGGCTCAATCTTGCACAAGTATGATGTGCCATCAAATGTGGAATTATGGCAGGTTTCTTGGCAGCCATTTTTAGATGGAATATTTCCAGCAAAAACAATAACTTACCAAGCAGTTCCAAGTGACGTACCCAGTGAAGAACCTAAAACTGCAACAGCTTACAGACCCCCAGCTTTAAGAAATAAACCAACTACCAATTCCAAACTG CATGAGGAGGAACCACCTCAGAATATGAAACCACAACCAGGAAATGATAAGCCATTTTCAAAAACAGcccttaaaaatcaaaggaaacatGAAGCTAAGAAAGCTGCAAAGCAG GAAGCAAGAAGTGACAAGAGTCTGGATTTGTCACCTACACCTACATCACAGAGCTCAGCTCAAAATACAGTCTCTCAGCCAACTTCTGGAGACCCTGAGgtagacaaaaaaatcaagaacCTAAAGAAG AAACTGAAAGCAATCGAACAACTGAAAGAacaagcagcaactggaaaacagctagaaaaaaatcag TTGGAGAAAATTCAAAAAGAGAAAGCCCTTCTCCAGGAGCTGGAAGATTTGGAATTGGGTATTTAA
- the EIF2A gene encoding eukaryotic translation initiation factor 2A isoform X4 — MAPSTPLLTGNLGKIAKSIPLVRMGPCLPGATERTSKDGTAGIPNLQLYDVKTGTCLKAFIQKKMQNWCPSWSEDETICARNVNNEVHFFENNNFNTTANKLHLQKINDFVLSPGPQPYKVAVYVPGSKGAPSFVRLYKYPNFDGPHAALANKSFFKADKVTMLWNKKATAVLVIASTDVDKTGASYYGEQTLHYIATNGESAVVQLPKSGPIYDVIWNSNSTEFCAVYGFMPAKATIFNLKCDPVFDFGTGPRNAAYYSPHGHILVLAGFGNLRGQMEVWDVKNYKLISKPVASDSTYFAWCPDGEHILTATCAPRLRVNNGYKIWHYTGSILHKYDVPSNVELWQVSWQPFLDGIFPAKTITYQAVPSDVPSEEPKTATAYRPPALRNKPTTNSKLHEEEPPQNMKPQPGNDKPFSKTALKNQRKHEAKKAAKQEARSDKSLDLSPTPTSQSSAQNTVSQPTSGDPEVDKKIKNLKKKLKAIEQLKEQAATGKQLEKNQLEKIQKEKALLQELEDLELGI; from the exons GGAATCTGGGAAAAATTGCAAAGTCTATACCTTTAGTAAGGATGGGACCTTGTTTGCCTGGGGCAACGGAGAGAA CTTCTAAAGATGGCACAGCTGGAATTCCCAACCTACAACTTTATGATGTGAAAACTGGGACATGTTTGAAGGCTTTCATCCAGAAAAAGATGCAAAATTG GTGTCCATCCTGGTCAGAAGATGAAACTATTTGTGCCCGAAATGTTAACAATGAAgttcatttctttgaaaataacaATTTCA atACAACTGCAAATAAATTGCATTTGCAAAAAATTAATGATTTTGTGTTATCACCTGGACCCCAACCATACAAG GTGGCTGTTTACGTTCCAGGAAGTAAGGGTGCACCTTCATTTGTTCGATTATATAAGTACCCCAACTTTGATGGACCTCATGCAGCTTTAGCCAATAAAAGTTTCTTTAAGGCAGATAAGGTTACAATGCTATGGAATAAAAAAG CTACTGCTGTGTTAGTAATAGCTAGTACAGATGTTGACAAGACAGGAGCTTCCTACTACGGTGAACAAACGCTGCACTATATTGCAACAAACGGAGAAAGTGCTGTGGTACAATTAC CAAAAAGTGGCCCCATCTATGATGTAATTTGGAATTCGAATTCTACCGAGTTTTGTGCTGTTTATGGTTTTATGCCTGCCAAAGCAACGATTTTCAACTTGAAGTGTGATCCTGTGTTTGACTTTGGAACTGGTCCTCGTAATGCAGCCTACTATAGTCCTCATGGGCATATATTAGTACTGGCTGGATTTGGAAATCTGAGGGGACAGATGGAAGTATGGGATGTTAAAAACTACAAACTTATTTCTAAACCAGTGGCCTCTGATTCTACATATTTTGCTTGGTGCCCAGATGGTGAGCATATTTTAACAGCTACATGTGCTCCCAGGTTACGTGTTAATAATGGGTACAAGATTTGGCATTACACTGGCTCAATCTTGCACAAGTATGATGTGCCATCAAATGTGGAATTATGGCAGGTTTCTTGGCAGCCATTTTTAGATGGAATATTTCCAGCAAAAACAATAACTTACCAAGCAGTTCCAAGTGACGTACCCAGTGAAGAACCTAAAACTGCAACAGCTTACAGACCCCCAGCTTTAAGAAATAAACCAACTACCAATTCCAAACTG CATGAGGAGGAACCACCTCAGAATATGAAACCACAACCAGGAAATGATAAGCCATTTTCAAAAACAGcccttaaaaatcaaaggaaacatGAAGCTAAGAAAGCTGCAAAGCAG GAAGCAAGAAGTGACAAGAGTCTGGATTTGTCACCTACACCTACATCACAGAGCTCAGCTCAAAATACAGTCTCTCAGCCAACTTCTGGAGACCCTGAGgtagacaaaaaaatcaagaacCTAAAGAAG AAACTGAAAGCAATCGAACAACTGAAAGAacaagcagcaactggaaaacagctagaaaaaaatcag TTGGAGAAAATTCAAAAAGAGAAAGCCCTTCTCCAGGAGCTGGAAGATTTGGAATTGGGTATTTAA
- the EIF2A gene encoding eukaryotic translation initiation factor 2A isoform X5 has translation MDHHILQRVQCFQASKDGTAGIPNLQLYDVKTGTCLKAFIQKKMQNWCPSWSEDETICARNVNNEVHFFENNNFNTTANKLHLQKINDFVLSPGPQPYKVAVYVPGSKGAPSFVRLYKYPNFDGPHAALANKSFFKADKVTMLWNKKATAVLVIASTDVDKTGASYYGEQTLHYIATNGESAVVQLPKSGPIYDVIWNSNSTEFCAVYGFMPAKATIFNLKCDPVFDFGTGPRNAAYYSPHGHILVLAGFGNLRGQMEVWDVKNYKLISKPVASDSTYFAWCPDGEHILTATCAPRLRVNNGYKIWHYTGSILHKYDVPSNVELWQVSWQPFLDGIFPAKTITYQAVPSDVPSEEPKTATAYRPPALRNKPTTNSKLHEEEPPQNMKPQPGNDKPFSKTALKNQRKHEAKKAAKQEARSDKSLDLSPTPTSQSSAQNTVSQPTSGDPEVDKKIKNLKKKLKAIEQLKEQAATGKQLEKNQLEKIQKEKALLQELEDLELGI, from the exons CTTCTAAAGATGGCACAGCTGGAATTCCCAACCTACAACTTTATGATGTGAAAACTGGGACATGTTTGAAGGCTTTCATCCAGAAAAAGATGCAAAATTG GTGTCCATCCTGGTCAGAAGATGAAACTATTTGTGCCCGAAATGTTAACAATGAAgttcatttctttgaaaataacaATTTCA atACAACTGCAAATAAATTGCATTTGCAAAAAATTAATGATTTTGTGTTATCACCTGGACCCCAACCATACAAG GTGGCTGTTTACGTTCCAGGAAGTAAGGGTGCACCTTCATTTGTTCGATTATATAAGTACCCCAACTTTGATGGACCTCATGCAGCTTTAGCCAATAAAAGTTTCTTTAAGGCAGATAAGGTTACAATGCTATGGAATAAAAAAG CTACTGCTGTGTTAGTAATAGCTAGTACAGATGTTGACAAGACAGGAGCTTCCTACTACGGTGAACAAACGCTGCACTATATTGCAACAAACGGAGAAAGTGCTGTGGTACAATTAC CAAAAAGTGGCCCCATCTATGATGTAATTTGGAATTCGAATTCTACCGAGTTTTGTGCTGTTTATGGTTTTATGCCTGCCAAAGCAACGATTTTCAACTTGAAGTGTGATCCTGTGTTTGACTTTGGAACTGGTCCTCGTAATGCAGCCTACTATAGTCCTCATGGGCATATATTAGTACTGGCTGGATTTGGAAATCTGAGGGGACAGATGGAAGTATGGGATGTTAAAAACTACAAACTTATTTCTAAACCAGTGGCCTCTGATTCTACATATTTTGCTTGGTGCCCAGATGGTGAGCATATTTTAACAGCTACATGTGCTCCCAGGTTACGTGTTAATAATGGGTACAAGATTTGGCATTACACTGGCTCAATCTTGCACAAGTATGATGTGCCATCAAATGTGGAATTATGGCAGGTTTCTTGGCAGCCATTTTTAGATGGAATATTTCCAGCAAAAACAATAACTTACCAAGCAGTTCCAAGTGACGTACCCAGTGAAGAACCTAAAACTGCAACAGCTTACAGACCCCCAGCTTTAAGAAATAAACCAACTACCAATTCCAAACTG CATGAGGAGGAACCACCTCAGAATATGAAACCACAACCAGGAAATGATAAGCCATTTTCAAAAACAGcccttaaaaatcaaaggaaacatGAAGCTAAGAAAGCTGCAAAGCAG GAAGCAAGAAGTGACAAGAGTCTGGATTTGTCACCTACACCTACATCACAGAGCTCAGCTCAAAATACAGTCTCTCAGCCAACTTCTGGAGACCCTGAGgtagacaaaaaaatcaagaacCTAAAGAAG AAACTGAAAGCAATCGAACAACTGAAAGAacaagcagcaactggaaaacagctagaaaaaaatcag TTGGAGAAAATTCAAAAAGAGAAAGCCCTTCTCCAGGAGCTGGAAGATTTGGAATTGGGTATTTAA